A genomic window from Planctomycetota bacterium includes:
- a CDS encoding fasciclin domain-containing protein, protein MTAKTDIVATAVAAGKFNTLAAALEAAELIETLQGDGPFTVFAPLDEAFAKLPSGTVETLLQPENQDQLRDVLLYHVVAGQTLMAADVVNADEAETAQGEAIAIAIEDGKVILNGSVAVVKTDIKATNGVIHVLDGVLLPSGDESEGDGM, encoded by the coding sequence ATGACCGCCAAGACGGACATCGTCGCCACCGCCGTCGCTGCCGGCAAGTTCAACACCCTCGCCGCCGCCCTCGAGGCTGCCGAGCTGATCGAGACCCTGCAGGGTGACGGCCCCTTCACCGTCTTCGCCCCGCTCGACGAGGCTTTCGCCAAGCTGCCCAGCGGCACCGTCGAGACGCTGCTCCAGCCGGAGAACCAGGACCAGCTGCGTGACGTCCTCCTCTACCACGTCGTTGCCGGTCAGACCCTTATGGCCGCCGACGTCGTCAACGCCGACGAGGCCGAGACCGCCCAGGGCGAGGCCATCGCCATCGCCATCGAGGACGGCAAGGTCATCCTCAACGGCTCGGTTGCGGTCGTCAAGACCGACATCAAGGCCACCAATGGTGTCATCCACGTTCTCGACGGCGTCCTGCTCCCGAGCGGCGACGAGAGCGAAGGCGACGGCATGTAA